From the genome of Heliangelus exortis chromosome 23, bHelExo1.hap1, whole genome shotgun sequence:
CAGCTGGCACCTCCAAGTCTTTCGTTCCCATCCACTTTTTGTGAGGGCTGAAGACCCAGTACGGGACAACTGGGCTGGGTCCTGTAACAGGTTCTTAACCTGCTGCTCTCTCCCCTCCACCCACCACATGATCCTATTGAGATGGTGAAGTATCAAAACCTGAATTTAAGCAGATTTCTGTCTGCACATCTCATGACAACTCAGCAGGAGCTGTTTGAACGCTGGGGTTCTAATATATAATAACACCGTGGgactttttaaagtttataGACGTTTAGTTCCTGTTGCCTTGGTATTTTAGGCCTGAAAGAACGCTTCAATCGGAGAAATACAGTTTAtgattattttaacaaaaacgGCCCCCGGGAGCAGCAGCCGAGGCGCCCACTGCCGCACTCAGTAGCCCCAGGGGCGATGCCCATGGCCACAAGCCCCAGCAGGGCCCTCAGGAGCCTCCCGATCCCTCTGCACACCCCGGAGGGACGAGGGGGAGGcggcagcagccccagggcgGGAGGGTTCCTGAGGAACCAAGCGGCTGCCAGGGAGGGACCCGCAGCCTCCCGGGGGGTGCGGGGTGGCACCCACTGACGCGGGAGTCCCCTCAGTCCCCCTTTTCCTGTCAGAACTACAGCTACCGGCACACCCCGAGGCCGGGAGCGGTAGCACCTCCCGCTACcggcaaaaaaaatcccagacgGTGCCGCGGGGGAGCGGAATCCACCCGCGGAACCGGACCCACCGCGGCTGCGCTGCTCTCCGCGCTTCCGGCTCCTCCTCCATCACCTCAGCGCGGTTCAGCGGGATCTCCGCGTCCGCCATGGTGCAGCTGGGTGAGTGCCCggggcagcagagccctgacCCGTCCCGACCCCTCCTCTAACCCCGGGCTCTCTCTCGGCAGGGAGCCGCCTCCTGAAGGGCTACCGGGGCGGACACGTCGTGATCCGCTTCGCTCTGGGCGGCTGCACCAATCGCCCCTTCTACCGCATCGTGGCGGCTCACAGCAAGCGAGCCCGGGACGGGAAGTACCTGGAGCAGGTCGGCTGCTTCGATCCGCTGCCCAACGCCTACGGAGAGAAGGTGGTGGGGCTCAACCTGGAACGGCTCCGGTACTGGCTGGGCTGCGGAGCGCAGCTCTCCCGGCCCGCTGAAAAACTCTTGGGTAGGaacggaggaggaggaggaggatgggaaggATTAGGATGGGGAGGATGAAGATGAGGCGGAGGAGGATGAGGATTaggatgatgatgaggaggagaataaggaggatggggaggatgaagatgaggagggtgaggcagaggaggaggatgaggatgcgGAGATGTGGAGGAttaggaggaggaggaggagaatgaggcagacgaggaggatgaggatggggaggaTGAGGATTAGGATGATGagaatgaggaggaggaggatgggg
Proteins encoded in this window:
- the MRPS16 gene encoding small ribosomal subunit protein bS16m, with amino-acid sequence MVQLGSRLLKGYRGGHVVIRFALGGCTNRPFYRIVAAHSKRARDGKYLEQVGCFDPLPNAYGEKVVGLNLERLRYWLGCGAQLSRPAEKLLGLAGFLPLHPMTVTGAERLRQRQRSAEKAATPEQGSAGPHGAD